From one Neovison vison isolate M4711 chromosome 1, ASM_NN_V1, whole genome shotgun sequence genomic stretch:
- the LOC122899149 gene encoding LOW QUALITY PROTEIN: UL16-binding protein 3-like (The sequence of the model RefSeq protein was modified relative to this genomic sequence to represent the inferred CDS: inserted 4 bases in 2 codons), whose amino-acid sequence MPTQAAAVALARFSLSPPPPDSVAQHLRSAPQLCRGLPLGLGPRPLPLPLLPPSARVPWPLPQAPPGRSKHVLLPGXAVPSEATPRLTWXTPRLGVAMQPTAAATTLSGRSGLLFLLFLLRLLRGITAAPAGLVVGATRGGAGTDALLLSYNFSITSQARSGQPWCEIQGQVNGNKFLYYDCGSKLILSIGPWGMKLKDTEFWDTQMEPLEDLGEELRKKLLNIKAEIFTKNGSLTLQSRLTCERVADGHTRGSWQFVFNEKLTYKFDPENRKWIESPPGDQQVKDKLDSDRELTELLMKIANGDCKRWLQKLREHSNEMQETTGAPTTTLPVPLVKDAAIRPITSVLLVVLTHLILLVVQGIIL is encoded by the exons ATGCCGACACAGGCGGCTGCAGTCGCCCTGGCACGGTTCAGTCTGTCGCCGCCTCCCCCTGACAGCGTCGCTCAGCACCTCCGCTCTGCCCCTCAGCTCTGCCGGGGGCTCCCCTTGGGGCTCGGGCCTCGGCcgcttcctctgcctctcctgcctccgTCGGCGCGTGTTCCCTGGCCTCTGCCGCAAGC CCCGCCCGGCCGCAGCAAGCACGTTCTGCTTCCCGG CGCGGTTCCTTCGGAAGCCACTCCGCGCCTCACCTG AACCCCCCGGCTCGGGGTCGCGATGCAGCCCACGGCCGCCGCCACCACGCTCTCGGGGCGCTCGGGGCTCCTGTTCCTGCTGTTTCTCCTGCGGCTGCTGCGCGGGATCACGGCGGCGCCGGCCGGGTTGGTCGTGGGCGCGACGCGCGGCGGAGCAGGGACAG ATGCTCTCTTGCTTTCCTACAATTTCTCCATCACATCTCAGGCCAGGTCGGGACAACCGTGGTGTGAGATTCAAGGCCAGGTCAATGGAAACAAGTTTCTTTATTATGACTGTGGAAGCAAGCTGATCTTATCCATTGGTCCTTGGGGGATGAAGCTGAAGGACACAGAATTTTGGGACACACAGATGGAACCTCTGGAAGACCTGGGGGAAGAGCTCAGAAAGAAACTGCTGAACATCAAAGCCGAGATTTTCACTAAGAACG GTTCTCTCACCCTGCAGAGCAGGCTCACGTGTGAACGTGTGGCCGATGGCCACACCAGAGGATCCTGGCAGTTTGTCTTCAATGAGAAGTTAACCTACAAGTTTGACCCGGAGAACAGAAAGTGGATAGAGAGTCCTCCTGGAGACCAACAGGTTAAGGACAAGTTGGACAGTGACAGAGAGCTGACCGAGCTCCTCATGAAGATCGCGAACGGAGACTGTAAGAGATGGCTCCAGAAACTGCGGGAGCACAGCAACGAGATGCAGGAGACCACAG GAGCACCGACCACAACCCTGCCTGTACCTCTGGTCAAAGACGCAGCCATCAGGCCGATCACTTCTGTCCTCCTTGTGGTCCTCACGCACTTAATCCTCCTTGTTGTCCAAGGCATAATCCTTTGA